A region of the Zonotrichia albicollis isolate bZonAlb1 chromosome 13, bZonAlb1.hap1, whole genome shotgun sequence genome:
TCTTCTTGTTTAGGCTACAAGAGCACTGGAAAGAAATTCTAAAGTTTTAAGAAATAcgtaaaactgaaaaaaaaaatgtatttgaaaatatttttctgttccttctTGCGGAAAATGATAGTGAAGTCTGTAGGTTTTTTATATATTCTAAGAATCTCTTAGGCAAgacttctgctttttttctatAAAGTagtgtttaaaatatttgtgcTATTCAACCACTTATTATTTCTTCAAATATATTAATTAGtcagaaatgttttctcttGCATTGACacctcaggcagttttctcaggGGTATGGCAGCAGGCAGAGGTGAAGCTCTGCTGTGGTGTTCATGCAAGAGGTATTGAAGAACACACACCTGTGGCACATCTctttttgcaaagctgggatgCCAGTTGTGCTTCAGTATTTCTTCAGGCAGTCAGTGTGGTCTCCAGACCACTGCATTAGACCTTgggaaaaaatttcttttacttGTACCACAATTCCCCTAGCtgtaaaatgggggaaatgatACATTGGAATGTACTGCTTAAATAGAAGTAAAATATAGCTTTATAGAAGAAGACAAAGTAATATTGGTATTCAAAAGAAATCTGAGATTTGATAAGTTGATCAAAGTCACTCAGTGGGCTTGGGGCACTGCCAAGAGCAGAGCTTGGGTCTCAAGACCTTCAGCTGGAGACCAGCTCCAGCCACCCTCCATGAGTATGGGGAACCTGAATCAGGAAACTCTGTGGGGAAGTACTGTGGGAGGAAATAGGGGCACAGAGATTAAGTTCCTTCTGCTTACTGAAGACAAAGTCTGTGGCTGATAAAATCCAGGTAAATTCCAGGAGCAGTGCAGCTACAAAAGGCATGCCAAGGGGAACACAAAATGCCAAAACATGGGCACTTCAACAGCTTTCTCTTTGGAAACAGCACCCAGGACTGCTTTTAGAGCTCCGTTAGGGTTCTGTTAGGGTGAGGGTTCTGAAAATCAGAAAgtccagagctccaggcacacagcagctgcaaaaggcatGGCAAGGGGAACACAAAACTGCCAAGACATGGCTTCCTCCACAGCTTTCTCCTTTGAACCAGCCCTTGCCAAGGCTGATTTTACTGCTCTGCCTAGGGTCAGGGTTCCAAAAACCTAACCCTAACAGACTAGTCCTAATTGCCCAATCCTAACCCTAACTGCCTAATACTAATGGCCTAGCCCTGAACCTGACCCCAACTGTAACAATAACCTTAACCCTAATGGCCCTGACCCTAATCCTAACCATAACCCTAATggcctaaccctaaccctaatccaaACTCTAACCCTTACCATAACCATAACTCTAACCCAATTCTAAGCCTAACCTGCAGATGCTCATCCTGGTGTGGATATACACACTCAGATGTTTCCTTTCAAATGCCTCCTGCCTAAAATGTATCACAGATTTAATTTACACACCAGGAATGAAAGTAGTGATCACTTGGGAGTGCACTTTCTGTGCATcaccagtctgagctccttggCAATTATCAGCAAGGACACCAAACTGAGGTCGATCTCAAGCAGGCAGCTCTCGCATGCCTTTAAAGAGGCTGGTAGATATTCATGGATCATCCCATAGAAACTGAGGAGAATCCAAGAAAACTGTGCCTGGGATGCTGCACACAAGGATAGGAAGGGGCAAAagagaggaaataattttttccaattCTTTTGGTTTTTCATCACAATCTGGGGATTGTTGGGGATTTACAGCAGTGTGAAGGCCATGCTTCCTTTCTGCCTGAACTCGAAACTGCCTGGGTGTGATGCAGAGCCCAGATGTGCTTTTTTCCTCACTGCTTTGTTACTGGTTCACACATCCTCTAAGAAGGTGTTACCTTTGATCCGTTTTAACTGTCCTGCAATATGCTATGTTGTGAGAAGATTAGCCCTTAAGTCTCTTAATTAATTACTCTTAATTCTATTACTTCTGTATAACTAGCAAAAATAATAATTGCCAAATAACAAATAATCCATGTATTTTGTGTTTAATGCCTAGCTGTTAATAGCTACTTAAAATATTAACTTTCCACCCTAGACAGTACTATTATTCTGTATTATTTTCAAGACATTCTTCTTGTAACAATACACAACAAAGTTTTCAGCTTCAGTGCACTTCCAATTAGCTGAATCTTTCATGTCTTGAGGAGATAAATTAATACAGTTATTCCTAATTTATACACAATGTCATTGTGGTGCAGGTAGTATCTGTAACAGAAGTCCAGGGCTGAAAGCACTCAGTGGACTATGTTCAGCAGAGAATAATGACCCATGCTAGATAATGGCAAGCTAATTACAACATTTATGAGAATTAATTTACTAGATTGTTAGAATAAGTGTATGGGAGAGACCTTAAAGTGGAGGGAAATTACCAAGGCAGACAAGCCAGCAAGAATGTGCCTTCAATgcagaaagtaaaaaaattgtGTCAGTTCCAAAAGGGAGATGAAGTATACTTCCTCATCTGTGATGGAATCACCACCACTTTTAATTTTTGCTCCCACCCAAGCTGATTGTAAAccttccccttcctcctgcccacagcagctgaatTCAGTGGGAACAGGACAAAGTGCCATTTGACCAGGCCTCAGCTGGAGGAGCAAAAAACTACTTTCAGTGTCTGAGGATGACAGGATGACTTTCCTTTCTTGAAAGGAAGTAGTTTCCACATGAACAAGTAATGCCTCATTCTGTAGACTTTCAAGTGCTTTATTAATTGTATTTTCTTATTCTGACTTTTCACACAAAATAAGCTATgttcaaaacaacaaaatcaaaaattattattttgttgcACATTTCCTTCAAGAAACCTTAAAGTGCTCCTTGGGAACTCCTCATATCTGTACACTAGATGTAATATATTCCAACATAGATGTTAATGTCCCTTTGAGCATAGaggatatttaattttttttcctattaataCAATGTTAAGCAACCCAATCAGGTAATTTCCAGTTCTCAATCTTCCAAGAGTTTGCTCTTTCATTCATTTTTTCTTGTGTTCACCGTACGTACTCCCGAACTGCAAGTTCTTTCAGGGTAAAAATCCGTACGGGATCTTTCTTTGTCTTCCATTCTTCCAGTTTTTCTTGCAAAGACAGAAAATCCTTGCCAAGTTCATATGCCAGAGCGATCATTGTTTCTAACAGTGGCATGTAATACCTGTGGCTGGTGTGCACACAAAGGCGTGACAGAGCTTTCTCTCCATACTCAAAGGCACTTGCTGGGTTTTCCAGGTCCTTGTGGCACACCACGATGGCACAGAGGGTAGGGACAATTGCAACAGGGTTCCCTCTTGTCAGCCTTTCCTGCAGCCCAATGACTTCTAAAAGGATTTCCAAAGCTTTGGTGTACTGGCCACCCCGCAGGCAACCGTATGCTTCCTGAAGCTCTGGCCTTGTTAAAAAGTCAATAAATTTTTTTGATCTTCTGATGTATTTCATGGAATAGAGGAGTCTCAGGTAGTCCTTGAAGGCTAATTTTCTTTCATTGATTATTTCTTCTGTGAAGTTTCCTGTTAGAGTTTTTTTGGGAAAGGTTACATCTTCCAGTTCTTCGCTAAATTCTTCCAGCAGATTTCTGTGCAGTTTCTCAAAATCTGAATAACGCCGTTCAATTACGGACTTGTTGCTGTCAAAACTCCCTGTTTGCAAAATGATGATTTTATACATCTAAACACaatcaaagagaaaaaataagcaTGAGAAGGGACCATTCTAGCCCCAGTGCAGTCAGATTTTGTCTGCAAAGCAGACTTTGTGTTTGTTCAGTCCTCCAGCTGAAAAACTCCTGCACCAATATTCTGTGTGTAATCTCGTGTACTCCCATGGCAGTGCTGCTAAATCAGTTACTGCCTGGGATTATGGTGCATGCTCAGTGTAGAGCTGAAAGATCTGCAGCCATCAAACTAAAAATCCCCTCCTCCTGTTGTCCTGTACTCCTGTCACCAGGGTTAGGCTTAGCACGTACGTAACTTGTACAAAAAGAGAACACTAACAGATCCCACCCTGCAAGGTGCTGGGAAAGCAAATAGCAGCAGACTGAAGCACATGAAAACATTCACAAAGCATTTCTGTAGCTGTACTTTGTTTATAACAGCCATGGCTGCTGCAATCAATTATCTTCAGTGAACTGAATGGATTTCCCAGACTTAATACTGAATGTAATCTATTTTACATCGGTCATAATATTCAGAAATGCTCTTTGTAGAAGACATTCctagggatttggggtgttagTAATGCTGTGAAAGAAGAGGGAGTATTTGGCAATATATCTGGTGTGTGCAAAAATAAGATGGAGCAACTCCAAATACTTTTCTCTCCTCTAAATCACTGTCCTGTATTCAAACTTAATTCACATTTAAATAATACCAAAAAAGCAACATTTCTACAGCAATCAGCTATCCAAAGCCCTTCACTAGCAGCTAACAGCTGTGCTGCCCCACTTAACAGTACTCAAGAGCACGTCTTCCTCAGCTCTTCAAAGCTCCAAAAAGACCACAATAAATGTGGTATTGGGCAAATAGCTGCAAAATTCTGTTCTGTGTTGTCCAAATAATCTCTTCTCACAGTGATGCTGAGGAAGGGCCAATCCCTAACGTGTGTAAGCCATGGTAGCTCCATGGGGACCAGTTTAAATGTGTCACCAGCTAAGGACACAGACTGTTGGTATCTTGGGTGATGACCATGTTCACATCCAACCTCACCTTGTGCCCATTAATTTACACAGGAGGTGGAGGGGTTTTGCTCATCCCAgttgttttctctgctgctgtggaaggcTGCAAACCAGTACTCGCATTATGCCTGTCTGATTCTCTTCCTTGTTTTTCCTTAAAGAGAAATTCTCTCTTTTAATCTTCATAAATGATATTTACAGGCACTTCTTGAAAGGTTTCTAAATTTGAGCTGACTTCTCTGATCTCTTTTCATTTGTAAGCACTGTGACATCTTCCTATACTTTGTCCTGCTCCCTGCTGAAAAGTGTATATATGCCTGATGCATTCTAAAACAATCATAAGAGCAATTTTTTTAGCTATCATTTTATCAAGGGCAGCTAAGTGAATAATTTACAAGTACTTGCTTTTTTATTTGTGGAGTGTGCATGAAAAAGGTAAGAAGCAGCACTTAATTAGACTGTCATTCAAATTGGCTGTTTTGTTGTAAAGTAAATCTTTTTGCCTAGGCTTGTGACTTATGACTAAGTTTATTTGCACATTTGCTGAATGATGCTCTTGCTCTCATGCAGTTACACAAAACCAATTTCCAGCTATTTAGAAGCTGAATATTCAGGGGTGTATGCAAGAAAAGCAGCAACTAAGTAGGTGTGTCCAGCATGCAAAAAGATGTAAGGACAGTCTCCAAAACATTTACTTGCTTCAAATTCCACCAAACTGGATCACCCAGTATCAGCAATGCCAATTCTTGGCATTTTTCATCTACAGATCTCACAGACTGTAGCAAACAAGGAAATAATCCCTATCTGAATTTCACAGGAGTACTAAAAGGCATTCAGTCTAGATCAGTCCTTCTGAAGGCCAGGAGCAGAATCAGAAATAAAAGCCAAGTGTCAGTACTGGGAAAAAGATACAAAAATCCAAACTACTTGGTTGTTCCCACTCCTCATActcatgttttattttaaaaatatgacagAAATATGCCACCTAAGGGAGCTCCAAGGAGGGAAGGGGAACAATCCCAAGTCATCTAGAGGGAGGATGTCTTAGACTTTGCCAACATCAAAGAATTCTGCACTTGTGCTAAGAGAAACCTCTGATGTGGAAGTTATACAAATGCACTGCAGCTGCTACAGCTGGCTAACTCAGTGGAAGTGTAAATATACAGATATTTTTACATTTGTGTGAATTTCCTTAATGTTGACAAAATGCTGTGTTTTAAGGATACTCAAGATACTAATTTATTTGATAACACTTTTCCACTGCAGCAGATTTTGTGAACTGACTGTCAGAGGGTTTTTTTAGATGCAGATTCCACCAGGCAGGCCCATACAATCAGTGAGAACAGGTTCTGCTCAGTGTGATCCTGGCTTGCAAAACCTGGCCCTTGCTGAGGCTTTCATGTAGTGAGGCCTGCTGAGTGCTGTGCAGACCCCTGCAGAGTGAATGAAAATTAATGATCTTCTTACATATTCATTTCTTAGCTTACCACGTATTTAGATAAGTGGTGCTCTACAATTCTGGTTGATGGGATTTCAAAAAGGAGTTTGATTTGTTTGCACTGGCGTTTTTCATTCCTCCAGTACTCCTGAAGCTCCTTAGTGGTCATCGAAGAGTTGGGACTTAGGGTTGCACTGGAATCTAAAACAAATATATTCAGTATTTCAGATTTTATTCTTTGCATTTGGGAAGAAAATTCTTATGTATTTGTTGTGAAAAGACAGCCCAGACTTTCTGTTGCTGTAACAGCAAGACCTAAAGACTGACAAAGTAAGTGATTTCACTGCTAATAGACAGGAACAGATGCTGTGAGGACAGCTATTAGGGTCTGAAATTTTGGAAGAAAAGACATCACCTGCAGAATACAAAATTGTAGAGAACAGACTGCCACGAAATTTTATATGTCAAGGTTGCAACCTAGGGCACAATCTGAGCAGGAGATTCTCTTCATCATCCCAGAAGTAGCCCTAAGAAACACTGACTGAGTCTTTTGAGTCAAATGTTTCTCCAGGCTTCTTTGTTGCTAAATGGATGAAATAATACAATGCAGCTGCAAATTCAGACATATATTCAAAAACTGTCCCTACTCAAATACGGGGTTTGTGCAGTAATAGAAGAAAGCTGAGGAAACATGAATATCCTAACCTCAAAGTTGGATAACCAGCTCAGCTGAAGGAGGATTTCCcaaattctctctttttttgatGGCACAGTTCAGttatatatatgtttttatatatatatatatatatatatatatatatatatatatatatatatatatatatatgcatatataaaagatataattttatttttatatgtctatatatctatatctatatatatacctcctcctttctcctttctctcttcccacagtcatacatgcacacacacacacacacacatatatatatatgtatatatatatgtgtgcacATATAAAAAATATGGGACAGCTGGTTGGAAAGTTTGCTTACAGGAGAATTTGATGTGGAATTTCAAAAAGGTGATTTCTCTGTCTTGGAAATCTACTGACAATAGATTTCACCAGGTGCCATACAGGCTAGATAAGTGGATAAAATAAATGGAATATGCAGAAATAGACTGATAAAGGCACCACAGTACTCTGTCAGTGGCCTCCCTTTTACATGTTCTCAATCATTTGACCATACAATTTCAATTATCAAGGCCTTGGGGGTTTGGCTCACAGCATCTGTTTCCTAGGAGAGGTGGTTTTTATGACATCCTTCCAGATTTAAAATCTTGATgagattatatatatttaaggTTATAGATAACATTTGATTCAATAACATATGAGAGTGATGTTAGGCAGGCATGGTGAATGCTCAGTGCAGCCTCTTTAAAGGCATGTGAGAGCTGCCTGCTTGAGATTGGCCTCACTTTGGTCCCTGCTGAAAGTGCCAAGGAGCTCAGATTGGTGATGCACAGAAAGGGCAATCCCAAGATCAGCCATCTGGTGATCACTGCTTTCATTCCTGGTGTGTAAATTAAAGCTGTGATATATTTTAGGAAGGAAGCATTTGAAATGAAACATCTTGgtgtgtatatacacacaccAGGATGAGCACTGGTTTTACTATTGCTACTACAAGTGAGGTCAAGGCTTTTTTCAGTGGAGTATGGCAGTACAACTTTGAACCACTGCTGCAATAAAGAAGCAAAATTTTAATACAAAAGATTAACACCATAAACAGCTAGATGAAAAATAAAGGATAGCATCAACCTTGCATGTCAtctttttctgggttttcttttCTCACTTGACATGAAATTTCTGCTTTGGGTTCGTTTTTTTCTTCATCAGATGGACTTGTGGTAGAAGATGTGGTAATTCTGCTTACAGCTTCCAACAGTTCCCTTTCTGCTGTGCAGGGTGAATCTTGCTCCATTGCTTGCTAGCACTGAAAGATAACAAACCCCATGAGATTTCTTAGTGCCATGCCTTTAGGGGATCCACTTTGGCAATTTTCTTGTATTATTCATTCTGTTGTTTTCATTCTATTAattcatttttcattctttgttcTCTGTGAATTTGTATCAGTGCAACTTCATAAAAACTAAAGtaataaatagaaatatctACACAGAACAGAACCATCCCTATTACTGTTACCAATGAAAGTGTTTGGATGTTTTTCTGTCAGATTAAAATCAAATAAGAAAACCATAAGTAGTTATGTTGAATAGGATTAGACTGGGAAATCTGTTCTTACCTATGAGATTTTTATCATGAACTTCAGTGTGGGCAGGtttcttcctccttttattTTGCCCTCAAGCTTGCAAGTAAGAGCACAGATGAACTAAAAATCTTTGAGATAATTAGTAAAACCAGCAGTCTGGTTCTCTTACACTGTTAAAATTTACTCTTCTCGGGACTCAAAAACTTATTGTCTGTTCTTAATCACAACCTGTAGGACAAAATAGGGTGATATCTAAAACAGTATAAAGTTTTTATCATATTTCACAGCTTTAGGTTCTCTCCAGAGACCTGTCTCTGTtctgtgaaaacaaaacaactgaCTTTGACAATGGCTTGGTGGCAGGAGAtctgaatttttaattattatacaGAAGTATTCTCCTTTTACTTGTTCTTTTACTCTAGGTATACTGTGCTATTTTAGATCTGTTCTCCTAGGACCATTGTTTTACCAAGTACTGACAAAATGTTTAATACAATATACTCTTACTCCATAGACCACGTTGGCCATTCTGCTGCTTAAATATCTCCACATTTAAGGATGTTATTTGCtctgttgaggtttttttaaacaaacaaacaaaacctgccTATTACACCACTGTGTGACATGAGAAGTTGAAAAAGCTCTAAGAACATCCTAACAACTTTGCAAAGGTGCTGTGTTCCCTTAGCAAAGTGTTGCTCACAGTTCAGCCAACAAGTGAAAACCAAATAACAGAACAATACAGTTTTACAAGAATTTAATGCCCAAGAAGTAGTTATGAAGCAATGGGAGGTTTTAGGAGGGTTGTTGCTACATATCATTTTGCCTCTACTCGTGTACCACACAGTTACGCAATGCTGGATACAGAGGTAAAGAAACTCCTTCAGCAGACGTATTGATTTCTGGCAAGTTGCAAggctataaaaagaaaagaaattactttCCTAACTGAAAATAATGGAAGTGCAAACCACTTTGCTCTAACAGAAACCTCTCCTTTGGCTGGCTTGCACAAGTAAGCATACAGATGTTGTCATTCTCCTAAAGCATCATGGAAGCTCTTATTGTTGGAGTGAAAGTTCTTACTGTTCTTCAGACCTCCTTATGATCTGCTTTTTGAACATGAAGAACAGCCACTCACTTACTGCTTAACTGCTCAGTCTTTTGAAAATCACAAAAGACCATACATCACAAGAGCATATAGAGTAGATTCAATGAGCAATCTGAAAAAGGCCAAACAGATTTAAATGACAACATTTTTCTTGGATATGAGTTGGGATAACTTTATAAGAAAAATTGTGTTTATGttgaaaaaaaacctttgtATGTGTATCGttttatatacataaatatatatatatatatatgagtaTATATGTGcgtatacatacacatatatacacttatttatttatttatttttactgttttaAAACATTGTTTACCAGGATACACACTTGTAAACCGAAGAATGCAGAAGTggatgttatgacacacaagtTTTCTGCCTTGAATACATGTACCTTGAATACTAACTGCACTTCATACAAAAAGTTTCATTATCACAGCTAAAACTCATGGCAAGCTGTTTTATCTAAGCTACTACTTATTtttccatattaaaaaaaaaaaaaaaaaaaaaaacatccaaGCCAGCACAACCCTCCTGCAATAAATTACACGATGTTATCTAGAGCAGACACTCATCCTGTTCCGTGTCGGGGTGAgcgctgctccagcccctgccctgggttTAAGCATCACAAACCCGGAGCACCCACCTGTTAATCCCGGAGTTTTTCACTTGTTTCGCACCTGAGCTCCGAGCGGGGCCCCGCACAGCCCGCCCGGCCTCTCCAAAGCGcacaaaaagatgtctgtgcCTGCTGCTAGCGGGCACATTCTGGTGTtacagaaaggaaggaagaaggctCGGTTAAATCACACTTCCCCAAGTGCCGCTGCCCCATTGCGCATGAACCCTCCGGAGCCTCCGCACCCGGGGccgccccagcccagcccggcccggcccggcccggtccCGCTCCGGGGCTCCGGCCCAGCACAGCGGCCCCGGTACCGGAGAGACCTCG
Encoded here:
- the SNX20 gene encoding sorting nexin-20 produces the protein MEQDSPCTAERELLEAVSRITTSSTTSPSDEEKNEPKAEISCQVRKENPEKDDMQDSSATLSPNSSMTTKELQEYWRNEKRQCKQIKLLFEIPSTRIVEHHLSKYVMYKIIILQTGSFDSNKSVIERRYSDFEKLHRNLLEEFSEELEDVTFPKKTLTGNFTEEIINERKLAFKDYLRLLYSMKYIRRSKKFIDFLTRPELQEAYGCLRGGQYTKALEILLEVIGLQERLTRGNPVAIVPTLCAIVVCHKDLENPASAFEYGEKALSRLCVHTSHRYYMPLLETMIALAYELGKDFLSLQEKLEEWKTKKDPVRIFTLKELAVREYVR